One window from the genome of Fulvivirga lutea encodes:
- the rfbA gene encoding glucose-1-phosphate thymidylyltransferase RfbA codes for MKGIILAGGSGTRLYPITKGVSKQILPIYDKPMIYYPLSVLMMAGIRDILIISTPDDIGTFQKLLGDGSELGISFSYVIQPSPDGLAQAFILGEDFIGDDSVALVLGDNIFYGYNFSKTLREAATQPSGATVFGYYVKDPERYGVVEFDEENKAISIEEKPKTPKSHFAVTGLYFYDNTVVKKAKKIQPSARGELEITDLNNMYLAEGTLNVQLLGRGMAWLDTGTHHSLLQASNFVESIEERQGLKIACIEEIAFNMGYITRDQLLKLAEPLLKNNYGQYLMAVSKGLK; via the coding sequence GTGAAGGGAATAATATTAGCAGGAGGTTCTGGTACAAGACTTTATCCAATTACAAAAGGAGTCTCTAAACAAATACTTCCAATCTACGACAAGCCAATGATCTATTATCCATTATCTGTTCTAATGATGGCAGGTATTAGAGATATATTAATAATTTCTACACCGGATGATATAGGTACATTTCAAAAACTACTTGGTGATGGATCAGAATTGGGTATAAGTTTTTCGTATGTCATTCAGCCTTCACCTGATGGTCTTGCGCAGGCATTTATACTCGGAGAAGATTTTATAGGAGATGATAGTGTAGCACTTGTACTGGGAGATAATATCTTTTATGGATATAATTTTTCAAAAACACTAAGAGAGGCTGCTACTCAACCATCAGGGGCAACTGTTTTTGGCTATTATGTAAAAGACCCAGAAAGATATGGTGTTGTAGAGTTTGATGAGGAAAATAAGGCAATATCAATAGAAGAGAAACCTAAAACACCAAAGTCTCACTTTGCTGTAACGGGTTTATATTTTTACGACAATACGGTTGTGAAGAAAGCAAAAAAAATCCAGCCCTCTGCAAGAGGCGAATTAGAAATAACAGATTTAAATAATATGTATTTGGCTGAAGGAACACTTAATGTTCAATTATTAGGAAGAGGAATGGCATGGCTAGATACGGGCACTCATCATTCTTTATTACAAGCTTCTAATTTTGTAGAGTCTATTGAGGAGAGACAAGGGTTGAAAATTGCATGCATTGAAGAAATTGCATTTAACATGGGATATATAACTAGAGATCAATTACTAAAACTAGCTGAACCTCTTTTAAAGAATAATTATGGTCAATATCTTATGGCCGTGTCTAAAGGGTTGAAGTAA
- a CDS encoding class I SAM-dependent methyltransferase, which translates to MNNKIKVFEQYESIPYITRQKANIIYDLIRENKPDLCLELGFYHGKSSAVIAQALEDNGNGKLITLDLPSAFKRTPNVNDVLLSLNLSHRVDVITDEEGFHWSLMDILERDKKPKFDFAYIDGAHTWEGTGFAVFLLERMLNPGAYLVFDDLNWTIEQSNKNRERNGKKMINTKSTLRQSQTPGVLKVFNIICSEPYYTNHQRILDYGICQRSNFSLMH; encoded by the coding sequence ATGAATAATAAGATTAAAGTATTCGAGCAGTATGAAAGTATTCCATACATAACTAGGCAAAAAGCCAATATTATATACGACCTAATTAGGGAGAATAAACCAGACTTATGCTTGGAATTAGGATTCTACCACGGTAAGAGCTCAGCAGTCATAGCACAAGCTTTAGAAGATAATGGCAATGGTAAGCTAATTACATTAGATTTGCCTTCAGCTTTTAAAAGAACTCCAAACGTAAATGATGTCTTATTGTCATTAAACTTATCTCATAGAGTTGATGTGATTACGGATGAAGAGGGTTTTCATTGGTCTTTGATGGATATTTTAGAAAGAGATAAAAAACCTAAGTTTGATTTTGCATACATTGATGGTGCCCATACTTGGGAAGGAACTGGTTTCGCTGTATTTCTATTAGAGCGTATGTTGAATCCAGGGGCTTATCTAGTTTTTGATGATTTGAATTGGACAATAGAGCAAAGTAATAAGAACAGAGAGAGAAATGGGAAAAAAATGATAAATACCAAATCTACTTTGAGGCAGTCGCAGACACCAGGGGTTCTTAAAGTATTTAATATAATTTGTTCTGAGCCATATTATACTAACCATCAGAGAATTTTAGACTATGGGATCTGTCAAAGATCAAATTTTAGCTTAATGCATTGA
- the ccsA gene encoding cytochrome c biogenesis protein CcsA, translating to MRQYWWKIVTIILLLYTFLGGLLMEVPRLNILNETIRALYFHVPMWFGMIILLTVSVVYSIRYLKSNDQSLDSKAIEFANVGVVFGIFGILTGMFWAQYTWGAWWSGDPKQNASAIGLLIYFAYFILRGSIENEEQRARISAIYNIFAFAALIPLLFILPRLTDSLHPGNGGNPGFNAYDLDSKLRLVFYPAVIAWTMLGVWIATIRIRLRNLEYKTL from the coding sequence ATGCGTCAATATTGGTGGAAAATAGTCACCATTATTTTATTACTCTACACTTTTTTAGGTGGCCTATTAATGGAAGTACCTAGGCTGAATATTCTTAACGAGACCATACGGGCACTTTATTTTCATGTGCCAATGTGGTTTGGGATGATTATCCTTTTAACTGTGTCCGTTGTGTATTCTATTCGATATTTGAAGAGTAACGATCAATCATTAGACTCAAAGGCCATTGAGTTCGCCAATGTTGGAGTTGTATTTGGAATATTTGGAATTTTAACTGGAATGTTTTGGGCGCAGTATACATGGGGAGCCTGGTGGAGTGGTGATCCAAAACAAAATGCATCGGCTATTGGCTTACTTATTTATTTTGCCTATTTCATATTGAGAGGCTCTATTGAAAACGAAGAGCAAAGAGCCAGAATCAGTGCGATCTATAATATTTTCGCTTTTGCAGCACTAATTCCTTTACTATTCATTCTTCCAAGACTGACGGATTCGTTACACCCCGGTAACGGAGGAAACCCGGGCTTTAATGCCTATGATTTGGACAGTAAATTGAGATTGGTTTTTTATCCGGCAGTAATAGCCTGGACCATGTTAGGAGTTTGGATTGCAACAATTAGAATACGATTAAGAAATTTGGAATATAAAACACTATGA
- the rfbB gene encoding dTDP-glucose 4,6-dehydratase has translation MSKRILITGGAGFIGSHVVRLFVTKYPQYEIINLDALTYAGNLENLRDVEGANNYKFVKGNICDIELLNKVFDDEKITDIIHLAAESHVDRSISDPLSFVNTNVLGTVNLLNCAVANWKNNFPNHVFYHISTDEVFGSLGEKGYFTETTPYDPKSPYSASKASSDHFVRAYANTYNLPIKMSNCSNNYGPNQFPEKLIPLMIYNIKNKKPLPVYGKGDNIRDWLYVEDHAKAIELIFHEGKLGETYNVGGFNEWKNIDIVNLICDIMDKKLERKTGESSKLISFVQDRAGHDHRYAIDSSKIKAELGWEPQLKFKEGIELTIDWYLNN, from the coding sequence ATGAGCAAGCGCATTTTAATTACCGGAGGAGCAGGATTTATAGGATCGCATGTTGTCAGATTATTTGTTACTAAATATCCGCAATATGAAATAATAAATTTGGACGCTCTTACCTATGCAGGTAATCTTGAAAACTTGCGAGATGTTGAAGGAGCTAATAATTATAAATTTGTAAAAGGTAATATTTGTGACATTGAATTATTAAACAAGGTATTCGATGATGAGAAAATAACTGATATCATTCATTTAGCGGCAGAATCGCATGTTGATCGTTCCATATCAGATCCATTGAGCTTTGTTAATACTAATGTACTTGGTACGGTAAATCTTCTTAATTGTGCTGTTGCTAATTGGAAGAATAATTTTCCAAATCACGTATTTTATCATATCTCAACTGACGAAGTATTTGGTTCATTAGGTGAAAAAGGATATTTCACAGAAACTACACCTTACGACCCTAAATCGCCCTATTCCGCTTCAAAAGCAAGTTCAGACCATTTTGTGAGAGCTTATGCTAACACCTATAATCTACCAATTAAAATGTCCAATTGCTCCAATAATTATGGGCCAAACCAGTTTCCCGAAAAGCTTATCCCTTTGATGATCTATAATATCAAAAACAAAAAACCTTTACCTGTTTATGGTAAAGGTGACAATATTCGAGACTGGCTTTATGTTGAAGATCATGCTAAGGCAATTGAACTAATTTTTCACGAAGGGAAATTGGGAGAAACATATAATGTTGGGGGTTTTAATGAATGGAAAAATATCGATATAGTAAATTTAATTTGTGATATTATGGATAAAAAACTTGAAAGGAAGACAGGTGAATCATCTAAATTGATTTCTTTTGTACAAGACCGGGCTGGTCATGATCATCGATATGCAATTGATTCTTCAAAGATAAAAGCTGAACTGGGATGGGAGCCACAACTCAAGTTTAAAGAGGGTATAGAACTAACAATTGATTGGTATTTAAATAATTAA
- the rfbC gene encoding dTDP-4-dehydrorhamnose 3,5-epimerase codes for MEIIKTDFEGLLILVPKVIVDSRGFFMESYNYNKLKELGIDNNFVQDNHSLSEYGVIRGLHFQNPPYAQTKLIRAISGEILDVVVDIRKSSSTYGKHLSVMLSAENKKQLLIPKGFAHGFSVISENAEILYKCDNFYNKSSEGGLKFNDTDLNIDWKIPKDKVLVSDKDLNQLNFQSFKSQFE; via the coding sequence ATGGAAATTATTAAAACAGATTTTGAGGGTCTACTTATTCTGGTACCTAAAGTAATTGTGGATAGTCGTGGCTTTTTTATGGAGAGCTATAATTATAATAAATTAAAGGAATTAGGTATTGATAATAACTTTGTACAAGATAATCATTCACTTTCTGAATATGGAGTCATTAGAGGACTACATTTCCAAAATCCGCCTTATGCTCAAACAAAACTCATTAGAGCCATTTCAGGAGAAATTTTAGATGTTGTTGTAGATATTCGTAAGTCAAGCTCAACGTATGGCAAACATCTTTCCGTCATGTTATCAGCCGAAAACAAAAAGCAGCTTCTAATACCTAAAGGATTTGCCCATGGCTTCTCAGTAATTTCCGAAAATGCTGAAATTTTGTATAAATGTGATAATTTTTATAATAAATCTTCAGAAGGAGGATTGAAATTCAACGATACTGATTTAAATATTGATTGGAAAATACCTAAGGACAAGGTTTTAGTATCTGATAAAGATTTAAACCAATTGAATTTTCAGTCATTTAAATCTCAATTTGAATAA
- a CDS encoding MBOAT family O-acyltransferase encodes MLFNSLEFTIFLPVVFTIYWVLQKSKLKYQNFWILASSYFFYGWWDWRFLGLILFSTLVDYFAAKSISSSNGNNRKLYLWLSICVNLGFLGFFKYFNFFIDSLKNSVLFFGGELDVATLEIVLPVGISFYTFQTLSYTIDVYRGKIKPTDDFIAFAAFVSFFPQLVAGPIERASNLLPQFFTKRTFSYSLAIDGLRQILWGLFKKMVIADNCATFANLIFNNSDDYSGSTLFVGAMFFAFQIYGDFSGYSDIAIGTARLFGFNLMKNFAFPYFSRDIAEFWRRWHISLSTWFRDYLYIPLGGSKVGSITKIRNVFIIFIVSGFWHGANWTFIVWGALNALFFIPLLVLNRNRKNLDFDEHQNVWIYLKNLFNRVLTFILVTIAWVFFRAESIDHALNYLKSMFTKALFTSLDSKILEDSTVLFYLISIFILLEWVGRKNEYALEKLGMSWPMLIRWSFYGLIIFSIGMFMVTEETPFIYFQF; translated from the coding sequence ATGCTTTTTAACTCATTAGAATTTACTATATTCTTACCAGTAGTTTTTACTATATATTGGGTATTACAGAAATCAAAGCTTAAATATCAAAATTTTTGGATTCTTGCATCCAGCTATTTCTTCTATGGTTGGTGGGACTGGAGGTTTTTAGGGCTGATACTTTTCAGCACACTTGTAGATTACTTTGCGGCCAAGTCAATTTCAAGTTCAAATGGCAATAATAGAAAGCTTTATCTATGGCTGAGTATTTGTGTTAATTTAGGGTTTCTCGGGTTTTTTAAATATTTCAATTTCTTTATTGATAGCCTTAAAAACTCAGTATTATTCTTTGGAGGTGAGTTAGATGTAGCAACTTTAGAAATTGTGCTTCCAGTTGGAATTAGTTTTTATACCTTCCAGACCCTTAGTTATACCATTGATGTATATAGAGGTAAAATAAAACCTACTGATGATTTTATTGCATTTGCTGCATTTGTTAGCTTTTTTCCCCAATTAGTAGCTGGGCCAATTGAAAGGGCAAGCAATTTACTTCCTCAATTTTTTACGAAAAGGACATTTTCTTATTCTCTTGCAATTGATGGTCTAAGACAAATATTGTGGGGATTGTTCAAAAAAATGGTTATTGCTGATAATTGTGCAACATTCGCAAACTTAATATTTAATAATAGCGATGATTATTCAGGAAGTACACTCTTTGTTGGTGCGATGTTTTTTGCTTTTCAGATATATGGAGACTTTTCTGGCTATTCCGACATAGCTATTGGGACAGCTAGACTGTTTGGTTTTAATTTGATGAAGAATTTTGCATTTCCATATTTCTCCAGAGATATAGCTGAATTCTGGAGACGATGGCATATTTCATTATCAACTTGGTTTAGAGATTATTTATATATACCCTTAGGTGGTAGTAAAGTTGGTAGCATCACAAAGATTAGAAATGTCTTTATCATATTTATAGTAAGTGGTTTTTGGCACGGTGCGAATTGGACATTTATTGTTTGGGGAGCTTTAAACGCTTTGTTTTTTATTCCATTATTAGTTTTAAATAGAAATAGAAAAAATTTGGATTTTGATGAACATCAAAATGTTTGGATTTATTTAAAAAATTTATTTAATCGCGTTCTGACTTTCATTCTTGTGACAATTGCTTGGGTATTTTTTAGAGCGGAGAGTATTGATCATGCTTTGAACTATCTAAAGTCAATGTTTACCAAAGCGTTATTTACTTCTTTAGATTCGAAAATATTGGAGGATAGCACTGTACTCTTTTATTTGATATCGATTTTTATATTGTTAGAGTGGGTAGGTAGAAAGAATGAATATGCATTGGAGAAATTAGGTATGAGTTGGCCAATGTTAATTAGGTGGTCGTTCTATGGGTTGATTATATTTTCAATTGGAATGTTCATGGTTACTGAAGAAACTCCATTTATTTATTTCCAGTTCTAA
- a CDS encoding SDR family oxidoreductase: MGKKVIVTGGAGFIGSNLVEALLNDERVEHVRVIDNMSNGYRSNLDEFNDHPKFDFEEADIRDYDKMVELTKGYDVISHQAALGSVPRSIENPMLTTSVNIDGTVNILHAAVINKIDRVLLACSSSTYGDSPTLPKKEDVIGNPLSPYAITKFAIEQYAAVFKKTYDLDFIGFRYFNVFGPKQSPDNPYAAVIPIFCKAFLEGDSPTINGDGVTSRDFTYVTNAVQANVLGIFTEDDEALNQIYNVACGEQTSLNEMVEILKEVSKKDIQAQYGPERKGDVKHSKADIAKISKLLGYQPEVYFKEGLAKVYYWYTTNEKIN; encoded by the coding sequence ATGGGTAAAAAGGTTATAGTTACAGGCGGTGCAGGTTTTATTGGCTCTAACTTAGTAGAAGCACTACTGAATGACGAGCGTGTGGAACATGTAAGGGTAATTGATAACATGTCAAACGGTTACAGAAGTAACCTGGATGAATTTAATGATCATCCTAAGTTTGATTTTGAAGAGGCTGATATACGCGATTATGACAAAATGGTGGAGTTGACAAAGGGTTATGATGTCATCTCGCATCAAGCGGCATTGGGCTCAGTGCCCAGATCAATCGAAAATCCGATGCTAACAACATCTGTTAATATCGATGGCACAGTCAATATATTGCATGCAGCAGTTATTAATAAAATTGATCGTGTGCTTTTGGCCTGTTCATCCAGTACCTATGGCGATAGCCCTACTCTGCCAAAAAAAGAAGATGTAATTGGCAACCCGCTTAGCCCGTATGCCATTACAAAATTTGCAATTGAGCAATATGCTGCAGTTTTTAAGAAGACTTATGACCTGGATTTTATTGGCTTCAGGTACTTTAACGTGTTTGGGCCAAAACAAAGCCCGGACAATCCATATGCCGCTGTAATTCCAATATTTTGTAAAGCATTTTTAGAAGGTGATAGCCCAACCATTAATGGAGATGGAGTTACTTCCAGGGATTTTACATATGTGACCAACGCAGTTCAGGCGAATGTACTTGGAATATTTACAGAAGATGATGAGGCCTTAAATCAAATTTATAATGTTGCCTGTGGGGAGCAGACATCTTTGAATGAAATGGTGGAAATTCTAAAAGAAGTTTCGAAAAAAGATATCCAGGCGCAATATGGCCCGGAGCGTAAAGGAGATGTAAAACATTCCAAGGCTGATATAGCAAAAATTTCAAAACTATTAGGGTATCAGCCTGAAGTTTACTTTAAAGAGGGATTAGCCAAAGTTTATTATTGGTATACAACAAATGAGAAAATAAATTGA
- the galE gene encoding UDP-glucose 4-epimerase GalE — protein sequence MTNFILVTGGAGYIGSHTCVELINSGYDPIIVDNFSNSERFVVDRIKEITGKQPILLEGDCGNVDWLIKVTKDYKINGCIHFAAYKAVGESAKEPLTYFENNIGSTISILKWMEATGCENLVFSSSCTVYGQPDKLPVTEKSPKKTAESPYGRTKQMCEDIIEDYYKSGKNIKALALRYFNPIGAHPSALIGELPLGVPNNLVPFITQTAAGIREKLIVFGNDYNTEDGTCIRDYIHVVDLAKAHVSAIQYLINKKENLVDYINVGTGTGNSVLDVIKTFEKVNKLQLNYSIGERRPGDVEKVYAEASYINKTLGWKASKSLDEALQDAWRWQKKLIN from the coding sequence ATGACCAACTTCATTTTAGTAACTGGAGGAGCCGGATATATAGGTTCGCACACATGTGTTGAACTAATAAATTCCGGTTATGACCCAATTATTGTTGACAACTTCAGTAATTCAGAGCGATTTGTAGTAGACAGAATAAAAGAAATCACCGGAAAACAACCCATACTGTTAGAAGGAGATTGTGGTAATGTTGATTGGTTGATAAAGGTTACAAAAGATTATAAAATAAATGGTTGTATTCATTTTGCAGCCTATAAAGCTGTTGGTGAATCTGCCAAAGAACCCTTAACGTACTTTGAGAATAATATTGGCTCAACCATTTCCATTTTAAAATGGATGGAAGCTACTGGTTGCGAAAATTTGGTTTTTTCATCTTCATGCACAGTTTATGGACAACCGGATAAATTGCCTGTGACTGAAAAATCACCAAAAAAAACCGCTGAATCTCCTTATGGTAGGACGAAGCAAATGTGTGAAGATATTATTGAAGACTATTACAAATCTGGAAAGAACATAAAAGCCTTGGCGTTAAGGTACTTCAATCCTATTGGAGCTCATCCATCTGCATTAATTGGCGAATTACCATTAGGCGTTCCCAATAATTTGGTACCTTTTATTACACAAACTGCAGCCGGGATTAGGGAAAAATTGATTGTATTTGGCAATGATTACAACACTGAAGATGGTACATGTATTCGTGATTATATTCATGTAGTGGATCTTGCGAAGGCACATGTATCGGCAATTCAATACTTGATTAACAAGAAGGAAAATCTTGTTGATTATATCAATGTGGGAACAGGAACTGGTAATTCCGTTTTAGATGTAATTAAAACATTCGAAAAAGTAAACAAATTGCAACTGAATTACAGCATTGGTGAAAGAAGACCTGGAGATGTTGAAAAAGTATATGCTGAAGCAAGCTACATAAACAAAACTTTAGGTTGGAAAGCGTCAAAATCTTTGGATGAAGCATTACAAGATGCCTGGAGATGGCAGAAAAAACTTATTAATTAA
- a CDS encoding heme exporter protein CcmB, with amino-acid sequence MVYEFIKKEFKQEWRNRYALNGILLYLVCTIFICYLSFNVRTNQLTPITWNALFWIIMLFASVNAVAKSFMGEKSERQLYYYTIVSPQALIIARVLYNSMLLLLMSFVGFAFYSLILGNPVQDQTLFLINLFLASIGFSSTLTLISAIASKAGSNQTLMAILGFPILLPILLMVIKVSKNAMDGLDWSSSLDELLTLLAINLIVGAVSYLLFPYLWRT; translated from the coding sequence TTGGTCTACGAATTTATAAAGAAAGAATTCAAACAGGAGTGGCGCAACAGATATGCGCTGAATGGCATATTGCTGTACCTGGTTTGCACAATTTTTATATGCTATTTGAGCTTCAATGTGCGAACTAATCAGCTTACACCAATTACCTGGAATGCCTTATTCTGGATCATTATGCTGTTTGCTTCGGTTAATGCCGTTGCGAAGAGTTTTATGGGTGAAAAATCAGAAAGGCAATTATACTACTACACCATTGTTAGTCCGCAGGCATTGATAATTGCCAGAGTGCTTTATAATTCAATGCTCTTATTGCTTATGTCGTTTGTTGGCTTTGCATTCTATTCACTTATTTTAGGTAATCCAGTTCAGGATCAAACGCTGTTCCTGATAAATCTTTTTTTAGCATCTATTGGGTTTTCCTCGACACTGACATTGATTTCCGCCATCGCCTCTAAAGCAGGAAGCAATCAAACGCTAATGGCCATATTAGGCTTTCCCATTCTTCTTCCAATATTACTGATGGTTATCAAAGTGTCTAAAAATGCGATGGATGGGCTTGATTGGTCTTCAAGTTTAGATGAACTCTTAACCTTATTGGCAATTAATCTAATTGTGGGGGCGGTATCTTACTTGTTATTCCCGTATCTTTGGCGCACATAA
- a CDS encoding nucleotide sugar dehydrogenase — MNKVAIIGLGYVGLPLAVEFGKILDTVGFDINRKRIDELKNGNDFTKEVNKNELVESEKLTFTYDTADIADATVYIITVPTPIDSHNNPDLTPLIKASEMIGKLLSKNDIVIYESTVFPGCTEEVCVPILELNSGLKFNIDFFCGYSPERINPGDKEHRLPSIKKVTSGSTVEIANKVDDLYKKIITAGTFKASSIKVAEAAKVIENSQRDLNIAFVNELAMIFDRVGIDTHEVLEAAGTKWNFLPFKPGLVGGHCIGVDPYYLTYKAESLGYNPQVILAGRRINDNMGMYVANKVIKLMSNKGNPISKSRILVLGITFKENCPDIRNSRVIDVIDELTDFGATIEVYDPEADKEEVKHEYKIELTETLNGTYNAIILAVGHNQFKNIDLKNLTDEKSVIYDVKAYLEPSTITARL; from the coding sequence ATGAATAAAGTAGCAATTATTGGTTTAGGATACGTAGGACTTCCATTGGCAGTTGAATTTGGAAAAATATTGGATACTGTTGGCTTTGATATAAATCGTAAGCGTATTGATGAGTTAAAGAATGGCAACGATTTCACGAAAGAAGTTAACAAGAATGAACTAGTAGAATCAGAGAAGTTAACATTTACATATGATACAGCTGATATTGCTGATGCCACCGTTTACATAATTACTGTCCCAACACCCATTGATAGTCATAACAACCCAGACCTTACACCACTTATAAAGGCAAGTGAAATGATAGGTAAACTTCTTTCTAAAAATGATATAGTAATTTATGAATCAACCGTATTCCCTGGGTGTACTGAAGAAGTATGTGTGCCAATTCTTGAATTGAATAGTGGTTTGAAGTTCAATATTGACTTTTTCTGTGGTTATTCTCCCGAAAGGATTAATCCAGGTGATAAAGAACATAGACTCCCGTCAATAAAGAAAGTGACTAGTGGTAGTACGGTTGAAATCGCAAATAAAGTTGATGACCTTTATAAAAAGATAATTACTGCAGGTACGTTTAAAGCATCAAGCATTAAAGTTGCTGAAGCAGCCAAGGTGATTGAGAACTCCCAAAGAGATTTGAATATTGCATTTGTGAATGAATTGGCAATGATATTTGATAGAGTGGGAATTGATACTCATGAAGTATTAGAAGCTGCAGGGACAAAATGGAATTTCCTGCCATTTAAACCAGGTCTTGTTGGTGGGCACTGTATTGGTGTAGACCCATATTATCTCACTTATAAGGCAGAGAGTTTAGGTTATAATCCACAAGTGATATTGGCTGGCAGAAGAATAAATGATAACATGGGGATGTATGTGGCAAATAAAGTCATCAAACTCATGTCTAACAAGGGGAACCCAATTAGCAAAAGCAGAATACTTGTACTAGGAATTACTTTTAAAGAAAATTGTCCTGACATACGTAATAGTCGTGTGATAGATGTAATTGATGAGTTAACAGACTTTGGTGCTACTATTGAAGTATATGATCCTGAGGCGGACAAAGAAGAGGTAAAGCATGAATATAAAATTGAACTTACAGAAACTTTAAATGGTACATACAACGCAATTATATTGGCTGTAGGCCATAATCAATTTAAAAACATTGATCTTAAGAATCTAACTGACGAAAAATCAGTAATTTATGATGTAAAGGCATATTTAGAGCCTTCGACCATAACTGCCCGTTTATGA
- a CDS encoding synaptonemal complex protein 1: MKYLNHYRIKLICIFLFITNSGFWSFVHFGINKLGYLEIFLASLFYFSIALFYFLATTYFVYINDQMVNFRNDLLKRDQNDRFISDVLQKVNIELSNVKNIQSNNIKQLASNLNIFSSKIIKILESFEKQLKVLDNLTSKTFLIQELEKHKDQLETKLVNKKEFENHLRIVEQVVEIERSIDKTTKLIDKELRNTSALIYSEIKQLANYSKDQSINHLKALNNGFLKSTKKDETIYLKLEQLTKNSTKNTENIRLDVKQNYNRIDALFSIHGLIQLNHPLPIMSDWAISSDYGLILIDSILKSNGDSKILDVGSGITTILSGYSVKKKGKGKVISIEHEKEYYEKTFSQIQAHRLNDYIDLYYCPLIEYEINGKKWMWYDVKGLNIDEPLSLISIDGPPGGIQAQSRYPAIPILKEYIDSKTTILLDDGYREDEQQIGMEWCKELDFNMELINSHKGILKFNAQPNA, from the coding sequence ATGAAATATTTAAATCACTACAGAATAAAATTAATCTGCATATTTCTATTTATCACAAATAGTGGTTTTTGGTCATTTGTGCACTTTGGTATTAATAAGTTAGGTTATTTAGAAATATTTCTTGCTAGCCTCTTTTACTTTTCAATTGCATTATTTTACTTTTTAGCAACCACTTATTTTGTATACATCAATGATCAAATGGTTAATTTTAGAAATGATCTTTTAAAAAGAGATCAAAATGATAGATTTATCTCTGATGTACTACAAAAAGTAAATATTGAACTTAGTAATGTAAAGAATATACAAAGTAATAATATCAAACAACTGGCCAGTAATTTGAACATTTTTAGTTCTAAGATCATAAAAATTTTAGAATCTTTCGAGAAGCAGCTAAAAGTATTAGATAATCTTACTTCTAAAACATTTCTAATTCAAGAATTGGAAAAGCATAAGGATCAATTAGAAACAAAATTAGTTAACAAAAAAGAGTTTGAGAATCATTTGAGAATTGTTGAGCAAGTTGTTGAAATTGAAAGAAGTATAGACAAAACAACTAAATTAATAGACAAGGAATTAAGGAATACTTCCGCATTAATATATAGTGAAATAAAACAGTTGGCTAACTATTCTAAAGACCAGTCAATTAATCATCTTAAAGCCTTAAATAATGGGTTTTTAAAATCAACTAAAAAAGACGAAACTATTTACTTGAAACTGGAACAACTTACTAAAAATTCTACTAAAAATACCGAGAACATTCGGTTGGATGTAAAGCAAAATTATAACAGGATTGATGCTCTATTTTCAATTCATGGACTCATTCAATTAAACCATCCATTACCAATAATGTCTGATTGGGCAATTTCATCTGATTATGGACTTATATTGATAGATTCAATTTTAAAATCTAATGGAGATAGCAAGATACTAGATGTTGGTTCAGGAATAACTACCATTTTATCAGGGTATAGTGTGAAGAAAAAAGGTAAGGGTAAAGTAATTTCAATAGAGCATGAAAAAGAATATTATGAAAAAACATTTAGTCAAATTCAGGCCCATAGACTTAATGATTATATTGACTTGTACTATTGCCCCTTGATTGAATATGAAATCAATGGTAAAAAATGGATGTGGTATGATGTTAAAGGTTTGAACATCGATGAACCTTTATCTTTGATTTCTATTGATGGCCCTCCTGGAGGTATTCAAGCACAATCCAGATATCCGGCTATTCCAATTCTTAAGGAATATATAGATAGCAAAACAACAATCTTGTTGGACGATGGATATCGTGAAGATGAGCAGCAAATTGGAATGGAATGGTGTAAGGAATTAGACTTTAATATGGAATTGATTAATTCCCACAAAGGTATACTGAAATTTAATGCTCAACCGAATGCTTAA